A region of the Panthera leo isolate Ple1 chromosome F2, P.leo_Ple1_pat1.1, whole genome shotgun sequence genome:
CAGCTTTCCCACTGGTCAGACAAGATGTGTATGTGGGGCAGTACTGAGCAGGGTCCAAGGAGTGGGGGCCGGTAGGGGCAGCAGCTGAGTCCTGCCCAGGATGCTGGCTTCACCCAGGGAAATGCATCCATGAGGCTGGCTTTTCACATAAGGAAACACAGACAAAACATGGTTTGGAATTTTTTTGAAACTATATAGTTACATACAGAAAATATCCAAAGAGAACGCAGACCACAATAGTGACATGTAAGTCATTTCCCACAATGATAAAAACACCTCTcgctttcctctttaaaaaattatttttattatttttgcaaatgtcTCACTTGGGTGAACTGAGGGATGTAGTGCACATAGGGGAGTGGTGATGGCGGAGGGGGCAGCCTGCTGTGTGCCCCCAGGCCTCCTCCACATCTGCCAAGGTtgcacccccactctctctagcTCAGAATGCCAAATGCCAAGGGGTCCTGGAGACAGACCACTGGTGTTCTCTCCTAACAAGGAGGTTGGGAAATCCCCAGTAAATCAATGACCCCGGTGAGATGCCACAAGTAGGTTTGTGGCATCAGCTTCCAAGAGTGGCCACGACACACTACAGTCTCCCAAGGTACCTGCCTCCACCAGGATGTAAGGCTCAGCTGCTGGGGTGAATGTCAGAGTGGGGGCTGTGTTGGGCAAGGCGATGCTGGGATGTATTACTACTCCTCTTGGGCACCCCCCAGACATGCCCTTGGGCTGCCAGAAATAGTGGACTGTATGCCCCCGGCAACCCGGGAGCCCTGGTGCTGCAGAGCCCAGCCCATCTACCACCCCCATCTAAGAGCTGCTAGCCCTAGGACTGTGGGGACAGGGCGCAGAAGGCCCAGCTGGCCTTGGTTTCTCCCTCCTGTGGCCCCTGGCCTggtcccctctggcagccacatACCTGACCTGCATAGAGATGTTGcctcccaccctaccccacccagGAGAGCCTTCGGGCGCTGCTCCTCTGCCAACTCAAATCTTTCACACACAAACCTAAATTACAGGCAGACCAGGCAAGCCTGCCCCTACCCTGACTTCTCCCCAACATGGTCACTTAGAAATCCAGAACCCCTACACAGAGGGTGTCCATCCTTGAGAGATGCGGAGATCCAGGGACATGGGACCATCCCCTCTACACACAAGACCTAGCACACGGCTACCTGAATCTCATCCTCTGTATctgccaggtgtgtgtgtgtggcggggggtggggggggtggggggggtgcggtgGGCAGCACTTGAGGACAGGGGGACTCATGCCAGGGTGTGCTCCCAAGGATGTGTTGGGGGCCAGGGCACGGGGTCTTTGTGGAGGGTAAGAAACCAAGTGTAGCACCTCTGGGTGTCCTCAGTGGCCAGGCACAGGTGGCCTTGCAGGAGGGGGTTGCCCCATAAGCCCCACACCCTAGACTGGAAACAGGAAGCTAAATAGTCTTCTCAGTAGAACTAAGCGAGCTGCCCTGGGGTGAGAATTGGCTCAGAGGGCTGCCTGAGCTAGGCACTGGAATGAGACTCTCACTCTACCCCATGCATGGCTCCTTACCTCTATTTTTCAGCCCCCAACTCTcaggccaggagagggagggaccACAGGGAAAGGCCAGGCCTGCGGCTCTGCACGCTTACTGTCAGGGCTGCCCCAAGTGCTGAGCCTACTGGGCCCTGGAAATGGGGAGCGAGGctggtggaggagggcagagactgCTCTGAAGCGTGGGGTAGGCCAGGCCTGGGTCAAAGGAAACGGTTCTTTGGTATTGAAGCAGCAGAACCCTATCGCAAAAGAGATGTGTCTCCCAAGCAAAGGAGGGGAGCCAAGCTTTCCCCTTTCCAGCGGCTCCGAGGGTCTCAGGGTCCTCCACACAGGGCTCCTACCCTCCCTGTGAGGCCCCCACACAGGGCCTGCTCACTGCTCACTGAGGCCGTGAAGAGCTCCCTCCAGTGAGGAGCCACGTCGCCCAGGGACTGACCTCTGGGAAGTGGCAGCCAGTTCCTGATAGCAGCACGGGGATGGCCAGCCCACTGGAAACCTCCCAGCCAGGCTAGCTCACTGCCTGCGGCCCCCACAGCTTCCCTCACAGGCTGGGGATGCTGCGCTCTCAAGGCTGAATACAGAAAATAGATTCTCTCTTGCTAAATTTACATAACTTATAGAAGAGCCTATGaagagtttaattttgttttcctggaaagagacagaatttCACCCTGCATTCCGAAGCATCTGCTGAGCCCTGGCGGCCAAGTCCTATCTCTCTGGAGcagctggggtgtgtgtgtgtgtgtgtgtgtgtgtgtgtgtgtgtgtgtggttgcgCGCATGTGTGCGCTGGGGCTGCTGCAAGACCCGGGTcctgcctgctcccctgcccAGGCCTGTGACAGGGGGGCAGTGTCTCCGAGTCTCTGGCGGGGGGCGTGCATGGAGGCGTGATAACAAGGACCTGCGGGCTCTGACCCCCAGGCCAAACCAAAGCTCCCCCGATGTCCAATTACAGCCACACCTTTCCCTCgaacaaaacagaaagtaggAAACAAGGGTGCCTTTTTAATTGCAATCAAATATGCCGTCTGAAGTCAGCGTGCTCCCTGAGCCCGGCCCAGGGGCCGGGCGCAGCCCAGAGCAGACGGTGCGCCTCACTGCGCCATGGGGGCCAGGGCATGGCCACGGGCTTAGCCCCATTGTGTCCCTGAGCCACCGTCTCCTCTGCAGGTGGCCCAGCCTCCGGTGCCTGGGACAGGGGAGGCGGGGCGGAGGGCGAGGTGAGAGCACTCACACCTTCGCACACGCATGCAGACCTTCCCAATGTTTGCATCTGTTCCTTCTCCTCTGCTAAAACGGTCAGACGGCACTGCGAGGCCGCTGCGGGGCAGGCGCGGGCAGCGCGGCGCCGCCTACTTCTGTATCTGGAACAGGAAGAGCCGCAGGTTGATGTTCTTGGCGGCTAGCAGCTTGTTGCACTCCACAGAGTCGACGATGGGCAGTGGCACGTAGTCCGTCTCGTTGCTCTCGTTGGTGAAGACAAAGTGGTAGATGACGGGGCTGATCTTTACATCATCGTACGGGCCCTTGAGCAGCAGGAAGGAGCACTCCAGGGGCGCCGTGACCTTGCTCTTGAGGAGGAGCTGGAAGGAGAGTGTGCGCTTGCATGACAGGTTGGGGTTCCGCTCCGAGTCGTTCACGCGTGCCTTCAGGACCCACGTCTGGTTCAGCACCGTGAACCTTGGCGTCTCGTAGTACAGGCGCGTGATGAAGTCATCTGTGCGGTATGGCCGAAACTGGACCTCTGTGGAGACAGACAGGCCGGGAAGAGCCGGCAGTCAGTGTGGGTGGGGCCGGGTGGCGGTGCCTTCCGAAGGCCGAGGATGCAGGCTCAGCCAGGGAGGAAGGCGACTTACCGGGAGGACACAGCGTGCTCTACTTGTCACAAGGCAAATCAAACGCAATTATGGCAAATGGAGGCGCACACAAGCTTTGGGGGAAACAACTACAAACAGAAGTAACACGCATTAGCTGCAGGGAGTCCAGAGGCTGAAAGAAGTGAGCGGCCCGACCCCCGCTGGCCTCCCTCTTCGcctcccccagggcccagcccaggcagagggaggccCACCCAGGGGCGTGGGtaagcagacacacagacaggATGCGTTCTGAGAACAAGTGCACTTTATTGGTTCTGATACAGAGCTGCCAGAAAAGCCGGCGGGCGGTCGGGCAGGCAGGCACGTGGCACGTGAGCCCGCACGGGGCGCAAGGCAGAGCGCTGGCGTgtggcccagtgctgggctcctgTGCTGTCACACAGTTCTCTCAGCACAGCCCGGGGCCCACGGCCCGCGAGTCCCTCCATGGAGGTGGCCAGTCCTTCCTGCGTGGACGAGGATCCCTGCCCAGCCACCGCCACAATCATGATGCCTTGGCCTGCCCAGACCCACAAGGCCCGGCCCGGACTGTCTGTGCCATGGCGCCCACCGGGGCAGCTGAGGCTGCAACTAACCAGGGGCCGTGACCTGCTGCTGCTGAGGCTGCTGGCCCTCGGCCTCCCGGGCCTGTGCAGGCCTACACCTAGCCAAGGCCTAGTCCAGGCAGCATGGTGTGACCGGTTGCCTGCGACCGCCCTTGATGCTCTGAGCCGGCTGCCTGGTGTGGGCTGAGTAGTAGAGGGTCGTAGTCTCCCTGAGTGGCCCCAGTGGCAGCAGGTGCTTCTCGCTGTTCTCTGTGTCTGGACCAGGCTCTGGCCTGGTTCCTGCTCCCCAGCATGTCCAAAGGCAGTGGCCGTGGCCAGGAGAGCCCATGAGATCCAGTGGGCCTGAGTGCCGTCCAGCCTGCCCGTCTCTGGGCGTCCACTCCCGGCTCTGCATTTTGAGCCGGGCACCCTCAGCTCATTCAGGAGCCCCGCCCCTGAGCATCTTCTCGATGGCCTCAGGAAGCCCGTGGCCACTGCAGTAATTGCCTGCAGGCGGGACCGGATGTGCTGAGTGCTCTTCTTGCCTTTGGCTCCACAGGACAGGCCTCTAGCTCCCGGGCCCTCCAAGACACACCCACCTTCTGCTTAGACCCTGACTGTCCCAAGGCTGTGCAGCCCCACTGTGTGCAGTAGGATGCCACGTCATTAGGGTGGcagggccggggaggggaggacaggtgAGAGGGCCTTCTgagagccatgcaggtgcccccggGGTCCTGCCTCGGCCCATCCCCTGCTCGGCCTCTGGCACATCTTCGCCCCCAAGGTGTCCTCCCATTCGCCAAAAGCTTGTCCAGAGCCTGGCCACCCAGCATGGCCTGTGCTCGCTGCTCAGAGCCCACTGCTCCCCAGGCTCCCAGCGGCCGCACCCCCCCTCACCCCGTGTGGCATGCAGTGGGCCATGGGGCGCCTCACCTGTGTAACCGATCTTCTCAAAGCTGAGCAGGCTGAAGATGCTGTTGTAGAGCTGCATCTCCTTGCGGTGGCTCTGGTCCATCTCGTCTAGGATCTCCATCAGCTCGTTGCCCGTCTTGGTTGGGTGGGCGCACGCAGCCTCATGCACCGTCAGCTCGTGGAAGGGGCCATGCCACGGGCAGCCGATGCGCTTATATTTGCACTGGGTCACCCTAGGGAGGAGGCGAGCACCGTGGTCACGGCCTGCGCCCTGCGGGAGGTGGCTCTGCCTCTGCCTAGCCCTGCTCATACACAGACTACCCCCCGAAGGCCATTTTCCCCATGTGCCAGCTCTCAGGAAGGGGTCAGGGTGTGTGTGAAAGAAAAGTAGCCCATGAGAGCTGTGGCTACACAGGCCACCTACACCCTTTGCTGTGAGGACTCTCCTGCTTAATAACAGTGGCCACTGACCATGGTCTTGCACCCTATGCAGCTTCACACCAAGCAAGGCTCGGTGGCCTGGCCCCACTGGGCAGATGGCAGTGTCAACcagcaggggctgggtgggggtgccCGTGCAGCTTCACACCAAGTTCCTAGAACTTGTCATGCTCTCCTGGGCCCCAGGATGCCAAGGACAGATAGCCTCTAAGAGGCCACCATGCAGCCAGAGAACCCTGGAGAGCCAGGGTGCTGTCCAAACAGGCACCGGGTCCAGATCCAagccccctgccctctgtggggccccgcccccaccccagcccccccgAGGGCCTGGGTCCTGTGTAGCTCCACCCTAGCCCACTCCTTCTAGGCTGTCACCGGGCCATGTGTGCAGAACCCAAGGCCAGGGCAACACAGCCAGAGCATCCCACATGCTGCGGCCTCGCCTGCACCAGGGTGGCCTCCAGACCCGTCCTGGGCCCCACACGCGTGGCTAAGCCTCGGGTGGGCAGGCCGGCCCAGGCGGTTACCTGTCCTGGCACTCTTCTTTCTGGTGCCTCTCCAGGAGGGAGCGGGGAAACTGGCGCAGGCAGAAGCCACACTCGGAGGGCAGCTCGCTCACGGCTTTCTCCACAGCCAGGTTGCGGCAGCAGAGGCTCTTACTGATCTCACAACGACAGTTAGGGCACGTGGCCTGCTCCTCCTTCAGCCGGGCATCTGCTAGTAGGTGGATAAAACAGCCAGCGCACATCAAGTGACCGTTAGTACACTgcgaagaaggaaagggagatgaGCTCACAGACTTGCAGgacgtgcacacacgcacgcaccagCATGCCCCGCCAGCTCCAGCTGCAGAAGGGACTGCTGGCGAGGAGAGGCAAGGCACGCTGTTGTTTAGCAAACAGAGCCACTGCTCAGGTAGGACAGGCCTTTTTCCTGGAACACTGCAAAGACACGGCCGATGGAGCTCCTGTGGAGAGGTGGGTGACTCAAAAGTGGCCCCTGGTGGCTTACAGAGGTAACAGATCTCCACCGAGGCAGGCCCACTAGTGGTGATTGGTTTGGCCACACTGGGGCTTGAAGCCTGGCCTCTTCCCATCCCAGGAGCTAGGGACTGCCTCGAGAGTCCCCTAGAGGCCCTGATTTCGGGACGCCTCCAGGAACACAGGCTCTTGTCTGGGCATGGCTGTGGCACTTGGCCCGCAGCTGTCAAGTGGGGCAGGAGACACTGCTCCCCTGTGCTGGCGGTTGGGGGCCTGTCCCCTCCACTCCAGCCCTCCTTGGCCAGCACGGGTGAGAGTGTAGTTGCCACCCACGCAGTAAGGCTGGCTACCGGCAAGGGACTTCCTAAAAACTGCACAGAGCTGTGGCAGGTGAGGAGGCCCAGTTGGCCTGGGACAAGGATGTGTGGGCACAGTGCATGCCTGGAGGGGAGAATGGGAGCTACAGGCAGGACATATCGCTGAACTAGGTCGGTAGGAGCCGGGCCCCCTCCTTTTGTGAACCCGCAGATCTGAGGCCCAGACACTGTCTGCCAGCAACCTGCGCCTTGCTGGGAGTCCTTGCGCATGTGGGCAGTGGGCTGCCTgctcaagtcctgtgttgggtcTCTGACTGATTCCACACATACCTCCTGAGTGCTCACTTGGCGCCGTCGAGAGAGATACACAGGCTGTGGGGTTGGCCCTCCAGGGGCTCCTAGTAAGAAGGGCAGGAGAGGCCCACAGAGAAACCAAGAGACACAAGAGCAAAGCCTTGAGCTGAGCATCCCCTGAGGGCAGACACACCTTCCCTAGACCTGATCCTGACTAGTAAAAACCTGCGGCAGCAGcagatggggaggagcagaggtcAGGGAACATTGAGGGGACACGTGGGGGTTCTGCCAAGGGTGGCTGGATTTCCACTTGGAGACTCTCCCACAGCCAGCCGGGGGTAAAGGGGCAGACAGCGCCATCAGAGGTCTCGCCAGCAGCTAGCCTGGGCTCACCAGCTGTGGCAAACCTCCAGAAAGCCACTGGGCCACAAGCTTCCCTTGAGGTCCGGGACCCTTCTGGAGGGGGGTGCAGTGCAGTAACGGCCTGGCCACATCCACACACACGGGGCCCTCAGTAAACACCCACTGCCATCCCACCAGTTCAGGGGTCTGTGCACCCAGAGCTGGGGAGCTAGGGTAGGCTGTGAGCTCTTGGCACCCATATGCCAGGCCTGGGGTCTAGTGAGTGGTGGGACTTACGTGCTGAGGACCGGTGGGGGTAGGCTGGTTGGGGACAAAGGCCTCACACGTTGAATCCGCGTCCACACAAACGCCCCACAGATTATCTGCACTGAAATCTCAATTTCTAAGTCaggtcaaaaattaaaatgtgcaaGATGTGGAGGAGGCGCTGGCTGGGCTCAGGTTTGGAGGAAAAGGGTCTGACGGGGGTGGGCCTGTGCCAGCACTGGACACACAGGCTAGCTGCAGAGTGCTGCTGGCCCAGCCAAGGGACAAGCCAATACCCACATTCAGCCAGCACCTTGCCAGTTACCCAAGGGATCCGACAAGTAGTTGGGAAGGGCTGAGGCCTGCTCACAGGAGCAGCAGGCTGGAAAGGCAGTCTACCCTGTCCACCCCCAGAGGTCAGTGGAGAAGCCAGAGATGCGGTGACTGGAGAGGAGGGGGACACAGATGCCATAGGCCCCTGCCACCCTGTAGGAGGCACAGAGACCAAGGGCCTGGGGCATACCTTTAATCACAGCCCCCACCGCGGGCCTGAGCCCGACAGAGGCCTGGGTTTGCCAAACCCGAGCCCCAGAGAGAAGACTGCTGGGGTGTGCAGAAGGCACAGGGAAGCTGAACACGCGATCTAACTACTAACTCACAGGAGGGGGAGACTTCAGGCCGCCCCCTGGAAGGGAGGCCAAACCACAGAGAACCACATTCAGTGAAGCCACGACCAGTGCCCGGCACCCTCAGTGAGGAAGCCTGGCCAGATGCACACTATGagaccctgcccccccaccccagggcccggGGCCCCACACCACTCCATATGCACCCTAGTTCTCGATGCTGCCTGGTGAGAGGTTGCCCGGGCAGGGCTCAGCTCTGCAGTCACCACTGGCCTGAGCGGAACAGCGACAACACCCACCTGGCATCTCTTCTATTTCAGGGTGGCCCAGCTGGGGGTGTGTGGACCTGAGGGTGAGAGGCTTGGATGGCATCCTAAGACCTGAGGAACACCAAGGTTACCACGTGTGTGACTGCTCACCTCCCGGCACTGCCCTGAAACCCCGCtattctgaggcagagagagggggcctgCATACCCCTCCCAACAGGCCCCTCCTTAGAGTTCGGGGGCTGCAGGAACATCCAAGCTCTCACGCCagctcccacccctcctcctcctggagcCTCTAGACCCAACACGGGTTTAGGTGATAGGACTCCACAAAGAAGCACTGAAACTGGCCCTCCTTGGGGGAAGGTAGGGCCCCTGCCCCGTAGATCCCAACAGCTCAGGTGAGAGCTGGAAGACAGTGAGCCAGCAAGATGCTGCAGCCCGTCCAAGAGACAAGCTGATACCCACACACAGCCAGTGCCTCACCAGGTACCCACGGGATGCTCCTGGGTGGAAACAAGGTGGCTGGCCCGGGTCCAGCTGACACCCAGCCCAGGAGATCTGTCCACAGCAGGGCAGTCACCAGGCTCCAGAGCCCTCCCTGCTATCCAGGCCCTCACTGTCCTCCCAAGCAAGACCCTGACTCCACATGCAGGCCTGGCCACATGCTAATGTAGACCCAGCCTCCTCAGTGGCTAGGCTGGACTGCACCTACCCTGATTTGCCCAGCCAGAAGCTGAGTCCCAAAGGGCTTTGCACAGTATCAGCTGCCCGCCAAGCCTTTGATGGACAGCCCCAGCCAGAACAGGCCAGAATGTCCCACTCCACATGCTAGAGCCAAGCTCCCAAGAGCCTGGGTACCCCAATAAGCAGCTCCTGAAGCGCCCACCCGGGCTGCCGGTAAGATCCTGataggaggaggggcaggaagaagggCCTCCCAACTCAGAACATTACAGAGCCTCCCAGGACAGATGGTGGCTTAGACTCTAGCCTATAGGTCACCAGCAGCATAACCCTGGCTTgttgcttccctctctgggcctcactctaCTCAGGCACAAAGAATGACAAAGACCGACTCACTTCATCATGTGGGGTGAGACAACACGTACAACAGCATGGCTTGGCCCCCAACACATGACAGGCACAGAATAAACACTCACCATGGCcatcacagagcagagcctggccgGCCAGTCACATGGCCACCACCTGCAGAGCCTCAGAAGGGACTCCTGGCACAGGTGTGCAATTTCAGCAAaagcccctccctcacccctgaaGTCCCCAGCCGCATCCAAGCCACAGCAATCCCCTCCAAAGCGCTCCGCAAATGGCCCAGGAATGGGCATTTGTACCTGTCCCTGCAGGACATCACCCAgcagtccctccctctctctacctgggCACAGGCAGCTTACAGGCACCCAGGTCAGCTTCCCCCTGGGCTAAGGAGGAGCTGAATGTACCTTCCAGACTCATGAGTGGGGAGCCCTGACCCCAGGCCTTGGGCTATGAGAGGGTCTTAGAAAacacccagccaccccaccctGTCTTCTGGAAACCAAGCCTTGGTCAGTCGGCCTTTCAGGCCCTCTTTCAAGCCTGGCATACATCGTCCCCTCAAATCCTAGGCCCGTGAGAGCAGCTCACCATCAAAAGCATAGCTGAGGGCACTAACCGCAAAACTGCTCCTTAGCCCAGCTGCAGGCCCCCCTTCATCATGCCCATCAGGGCTGCAGGGCACCCCACACCCCCCATGTTTGGCCTGAAGTCTCCTCAATCTCTTAACTCAGGTGGCCTAAGAGGGACCTCACTGTGTCCAAGGAACAAAGGGGTTTTAGGTAAAGCCAGGACTCTTAGCTCTCCGCCACATTTCCGGTTTTAAGCCCCGGACCTTGGGCTCCTGTCATCATGCTAACCCGAGTCAGGACTGAGGCTCTTGCTCAGAATGTGGATACGCCCTGGATCAAAAGGCAACTCAAGTGACAAACCACCACCacgaaaaaataaaacttctcatgCGGCCAGAGTCCGGAAACTTTGCCCTTTCTATGCTCTTGTTTTAGATACCTAGGCAGATACATTTCTGTAGCTCTTTTCTGCTACCTTTCTCACCTCAAGGCGAGAGCCAGGAGCTagagaagagaatcccaggccAGGTGGGCAGGCAGCCCTGCAGGGGATTCCTTAAACATCATTTAGAATAGAGCCTGCAGCATCAGGCATGCTGACAGTGACGGGATGCCCCCCAAGGCCTGTGAGCACACTGGCTGGAGCCTGGACAGAGGTGGACCCACCCCCGtttcctaggttttttttttttttttttttttttttaaccaacgtGACTGCCAATCAAGTATCCAGTCCCCTTGCGCCAGGGCATGAGGCAGGTCCTGGTGGAGACCGGAGGCCTGGGGGCGAGAGGCACAGCAAGACATCCCCTGTGCTCCCACAGGGCAGAAACTGGCAAGTGACCCGTGAAGCAAGGACAAGCATCCTGTAGCAGGGAGAGACAATGGCTACAGAACAGGGTCACGGCCTCTGTAGGGCCCCAGAAGAGAAGTAGGAGTGGGGACGGGGCACGCAGGCGGAAGGGGCACAGGAGCAAAACGCTGGAGTGGTGAGGTGTGTTGCTGGCAGGCCAAGGTCTGAGGCTAGGAGTGGTGGGTCAGAAAGCCAGTTGGGGCCACGCCCTGTGAAAGACCCCCCTGCCTACTCCTTCACCCTGATGGAGGTCACAGGGAACTTTTTCTGGCAGAGAGCCCAGCGAGGGGTTGGGAGACCTTGTGGCCCCTCCCTCCAGATGCTGGACCACAGCTGAGGGCCTCGGCGATGTCTGCAGGGTCACACCAGGTGTGTCACACAGAGGACACACTGGGCCTTGTGTGTAGGGTTGGGGGACAGCCTGGGAAGGAGATCAGGATAAGGTTGCATCTTCAATGCTCCAGTCACCAGAAAGGCTGCCTTTGTCTCCCCCAGAGGAGGTGCTCCCATATGCCGAGGGGGCCGGGTCACATCACCCTAGCACCACAGTTCTGTATCTACAGCAGGTGCCTGTTGCGCACTCCTGCATGAGTGTCCCTGTTGCAACTCCagtcctcctgcccccacctggGTGCTGCCCAGGACTCTGGAGATGTCAGGCCAGTCACCAAGGACACACCCAACACCCACACAAAGAACATCAAAGCCAGCATCTGCTGAACCTACTCTGTCCTTGATCTGACCTGACCTACCTTAAAGTAGGCCATGGCGAAAACCATTTGCATGACTGCCTTGCTCTTATACGAAAGCAGGTTTCCCAGCCCAGGTGTGTGGTTTAATGTGCTAGATGTGTGGGAGAGCCAGCTGTGTGAAGCCAGGGGCTCAGGCTCCACAACAGCCGGAGACGTCCGCTCCGGGTGAGCTCTTGCCACCACCAAGGCTCCCCTGGTGGCATGGATGTGGGGGCTGGTGGCCACAGCACTCTCAAGTTGCCGCGCACTCAGCCAACTCCAGAGGCCCACGGAATTGTCCCCTGCAGACCCAGCCAGGCACAGTGCACTGGGCTCACCATGGCCACTGGTAATTCTCCTCACCCCAGAGCTGGGCACCATCTGAGACAGTCCCCAGACGCACAGCGTGGCTGGTGCCTGCTCCAAGCTGTGTGTCCTGGCGGAGTCAGGAGAAACGTCGCTGGTAGGAACAGAGAATGGAACACGTCACATGCCTGAGACCAGCCCACCAAAAAAGGACAGTCAACATGGCATGCCAAAGAAGACCCCCAGAAATGGAGGGGCTGAGCCCAGGCCAAGAGATAATGGTCAGTAGTGGGACCCAACCAGGGACATGAAGAAGGTTAGGAGACAGCATGTATAGGGCCTACGCCATTTAGGACCAGATCCTCCTGGGAGGAAACCCAGCTCAGATGCATCCAGGCTcgtccccacccctaccctcaaTGTCCCCATCCAGGTCACATGCAGCGGGGAGCCACCAAGaagccttccctccttcctccagctcATCCCTCAGGCCCCTCGTGGGCACTGCTATGCATCCATGCCAGGCATGCCCCCACCCACGGCATGGCTTCCAGCAACCAGAGCATGTTCCGATCCGTGGCAGGACTCTAGTCAACCCTTCTAGAGCCAAGGGCTCTACCGCTGATCACATGTTCTAGAGCTTTCTGTAGGCAtccagagatgagagagaaacaACTCCCTATCAAGGCCCAGCTGTCACTTTGGAAGAATGGAGGTAGGGCAGGGGCCGGTGCTAAAGCCTACAGTTCAGCGTCATGGTCTCTCCTTGCTCAGCAGGCCTGTTTCCAGGGAAGCTGCTGAGCAGAGCCCACTAGGTCATGGGAAGGCCACAGGTCAGGGCTATCTCAGCTCCTCTACTCTCTCCATCATCACAGCTGTTTAGCTGCCTGCCTCCAGTCTGCCCAGGACGGAGCTCAGCTCCCAGCACACTGCAGGCCGGTTTGAACCAGCCAGGCTCAGAGGCCCCATCACCGGTAGCTCTGGCCAGAGGCAGAGCTTTggctctctgtgctgagtggACCAGGAAGCAGCACCATGTGGCCTGTCATCGTGCCAGGGCCAGGTCTAGCCCACTCACAGGATGGGGGGAGAACCCCAAATTCCCCTGGGACCCTCCCCCACAACCCATCATTGGCTTGGCTTTTTGGGGCTCTCATTTAAGACCCAAGAAAGGAAGACTTCTTCCACCTGAGAGGATCAAAAGGTCACGGGCAAGGAGAAAATGGGCTGGAGAGGGGACAATTCCTGAAGGGTCCCTCCAAGGCTGAGGGTCCATGGGAAGTGCTCCTCCAATTGGGTCAGAAGGCCTGTGGTATTCCTGAGCTAGGGCCTCTGGCCAGGAGGTTAGGCAGAGAGCCAGTGCCCTCATCCCAAAGAACTCAACCCACTTCCCTGCCaatgccttctctttcctctgtcaccTGGGTACACCAGGGTCCTCCTAAGCTACGTCAtgccaaagcaggaaaggatttGGAGATCTAGAGGCGGGGGAGATGGCAACCCAGATTAGCCCGGTACTGCTTACTACAAAAACGGCCCTCTTGCCCATGGCCCCCTGTTTGAGTAACAGAACAAAGCCCCATCAGCCATCACCAGTCCTGT
Encoded here:
- the CYHR1 gene encoding cysteine and histidine-rich protein 1 isoform X1 encodes the protein MSGAEEAGGGGPAAGPAGAVPAGAGVGAGVGVGAGPGAAAGPAAAAALGEAAGPGLPDEAGLAGARQLQEAAGDPDAPPKKRLRAAEAAEAAAAAAAAGSGKLEERLYSVLCCTVCLDLPKASVYQCTNGHLMCAGCFIHLLADARLKEEQATCPNCRCEISKSLCCRNLAVEKAVSELPSECGFCLRQFPRSLLERHQKEECQDRVTQCKYKRIGCPWHGPFHELTVHEAACAHPTKTGNELMEILDEMDQSHRKEMQLYNSIFSLLSFEKIGYTEVQFRPYRTDDFITRLYYETPRFTVLNQTWVLKARVNDSERNPNLSCKRTLSFQLLLKSKVTAPLECSFLLLKGPYDDVKISPVIYHFVFTNESNETDYVPLPIVDSVECNKLLAAKNINLRLFLFQIQK
- the CYHR1 gene encoding cysteine and histidine-rich protein 1 isoform X2; the encoded protein is MVPSSGVRRITSGHGLRMPSKPLTLRSTHPQLGHPEIEEMPGAPGGPTPQPVYLSRRRQVSTQECTNGHLMCAGCFIHLLADARLKEEQATCPNCRCEISKSLCCRNLAVEKAVSELPSECGFCLRQFPRSLLERHQKEECQDRVTQCKYKRIGCPWHGPFHELTVHEAACAHPTKTGNELMEILDEMDQSHRKEMQLYNSIFSLLSFEKIGYTEVQFRPYRTDDFITRLYYETPRFTVLNQTWVLKARVNDSERNPNLSCKRTLSFQLLLKSKVTAPLECSFLLLKGPYDDVKISPVIYHFVFTNESNETDYVPLPIVDSVECNKLLAAKNINLRLFLFQIQK